In uncultured Cohaesibacter sp., a genomic segment contains:
- a CDS encoding DUF2799 domain-containing protein encodes MRCLPSLLLLLPLLAGCASLSKEECISGDWSSVGANDAMEGREASRLADHAKACAKYDIVPDKPLYEQGYQKGLGSYCTPTNGFSVGRNGYNYRHICPPASEAEFMRGYLRGSSLHDIETEIAEAEHDLSRIQRERDSLRADKKASDKGKRLRQLSLDMDGLRWDLQRLRFKRDRALVEADRFLQTMEPGI; translated from the coding sequence ATGCGTTGCCTTCCAAGCCTGCTCCTGCTCCTGCCCCTACTGGCTGGCTGCGCCAGTCTCTCTAAGGAAGAATGCATCTCGGGCGACTGGAGCAGCGTGGGCGCAAATGATGCGATGGAAGGGCGGGAGGCCAGCCGGCTGGCGGATCATGCCAAGGCCTGCGCCAAATATGACATCGTTCCCGACAAGCCACTCTATGAACAGGGCTATCAAAAGGGTCTGGGCAGCTATTGCACACCGACCAATGGTTTTTCAGTTGGGCGAAATGGCTATAACTACCGTCACATCTGCCCGCCCGCGAGCGAAGCGGAATTCATGCGCGGCTATTTGCGAGGCAGTTCGTTGCATGACATCGAAACGGAAATCGCCGAAGCAGAGCATGATCTTTCCCGGATACAACGGGAAAGAGACAGTCTGCGTGCGGACAAGAAGGCCTCGGACAAGGGCAAGCGCCTCAGACAATTGTCTCTCGATATGGACGGTCTGAGATGGGATTTGCAACGCCTGCGCTTCAAGCGCGACAGGGCTCTTGTGGAAGCGGATCGCTTTCTCCAGACCATGGAACCGGGCATTTAG
- the mepA gene encoding penicillin-insensitive murein endopeptidase, producing MTAMAASFDVAVAQTPAKTLFGKVKLPANLQARALGSYAKGCQAGAVALPVDGPAWQAMRLSRNRNWGQPVLIDFLEKLAADAKAYDGWNGLLVGDIAQPRGGPMSSGHASHQIGLDADIWLRPMPDRRFSMDERESVSAISMLKDGTRTVDPKKFTQAHFRLIKRAASTPGVARIFVHPGIKQALCSMAGNDRDWLRQVRPWYGHYYHFHVRLACPPGSTGCKDQAPPPAGDGCGKDLAWWLSDAPWTPKKPDPKKPPVKKRPVTLDDLPDACRAVLAAPDKPGAKVASALVGSAAYVPIEAEQILKALPKPRPLYY from the coding sequence ATGACAGCCATGGCCGCGAGCTTTGATGTGGCGGTTGCGCAAACGCCGGCAAAGACGCTGTTTGGCAAGGTGAAGCTGCCTGCCAATCTTCAGGCCCGGGCCCTTGGTTCCTATGCCAAGGGGTGTCAGGCTGGTGCGGTTGCTCTGCCGGTGGATGGACCGGCCTGGCAGGCGATGCGCCTGTCACGCAACCGCAACTGGGGGCAACCGGTTCTGATCGATTTTCTTGAGAAACTGGCCGCTGATGCCAAAGCCTATGACGGCTGGAACGGTCTGCTGGTCGGCGACATTGCCCAGCCGCGCGGAGGGCCGATGTCTTCCGGCCATGCTTCGCATCAGATCGGGCTGGATGCCGATATCTGGTTGCGGCCAATGCCTGATCGCCGCTTTTCCATGGATGAGCGGGAATCCGTTTCGGCCATCTCGATGCTCAAAGACGGCACCCGCACCGTAGACCCGAAGAAATTTACGCAGGCCCATTTCCGCCTGATCAAACGCGCAGCGTCAACGCCGGGCGTCGCCCGCATCTTTGTACATCCCGGTATCAAGCAGGCCTTGTGTTCCATGGCTGGCAATGACCGCGACTGGTTGCGGCAGGTCCGTCCGTGGTATGGCCATTATTATCATTTCCATGTTCGCCTTGCCTGTCCTCCCGGCAGCACCGGCTGCAAGGATCAGGCTCCGCCGCCTGCCGGAGATGGGTGCGGCAAGGATTTGGCTTGGTGGCTTTCCGATGCGCCCTGGACGCCCAAGAAGCCCGACCCGAAAAAACCGCCAGTCAAGAAACGGCCCGTTACTCTGGATGATCTGCCCGATGCCTGCCGGGCCGTTCTGGCGGCTCCCGATAAGCCCGGAGCCAAGGTGGCGTCTGCCTTGGTTGGCAGCGCAGCCTATGTGCCGATTGAAGCCGAACAGATCCTGAAGGCGCTGCCAAAGCCAAGACCGCTTTATTATTAG
- the msrA gene encoding peptide-methionine (S)-S-oxide reductase MsrA yields MFGFQRAKVTMPTREDALPGRSSPIETARTHFLLGAPLHPPFPAKCEQVQFGMGCFWGAERLFWQADGVHVTAVGYSGGYTPNPTYEEVCSGATGHAETVLVVYDPAKLPFKSLLRIFWENHDPTQGMRQGNDIGTQYRSAIYCYGPEQQEEAERSCRDYQEALAKQGHGPVSSEIRASGPFYYAEAYHQQYLGKNPDGYCGLGGTGVRCPGQ; encoded by the coding sequence ATGTTCGGATTTCAACGCGCAAAGGTGACGATGCCGACCAGAGAGGACGCCCTGCCCGGTCGTTCCAGCCCGATTGAGACAGCCAGAACCCATTTCCTGCTTGGTGCGCCGCTGCATCCGCCCTTTCCGGCAAAATGCGAGCAGGTGCAATTTGGTATGGGCTGTTTCTGGGGAGCTGAACGCCTCTTCTGGCAGGCGGATGGCGTGCATGTCACGGCTGTGGGATATAGTGGCGGATATACGCCTAATCCGACCTATGAAGAAGTTTGCAGCGGCGCAACCGGCCATGCCGAAACCGTGCTGGTTGTCTATGATCCGGCCAAGCTGCCGTTCAAATCATTGCTGAGGATCTTCTGGGAAAATCATGATCCGACGCAAGGCATGCGACAGGGCAATGACATCGGCACGCAATATCGCTCGGCGATCTATTGCTACGGGCCTGAACAGCAGGAAGAGGCCGAGCGCTCTTGCCGGGATTATCAGGAGGCCCTTGCCAAACAGGGCCATGGGCCTGTCAGCAGCGAAATCCGTGCCAGCGGCCCCTTCTATTATGCCGAAGCCTATCACCAGCAATATCTGGGCAAGAATCCCGATGGCTATTGCGGGCTGGGGGGCACGGGTGTGCGCTGTCCCGGCCAGTAG
- a CDS encoding cache domain-containing protein — MKKLFHSISSKLYTLVAFFTVSFVAMLTYQLITLYGNLDGFKRNELKSVVEIAYNVTQHFYDMYQDGTLSEDDAAEQAKAALRKMYYEGKEYIFVLDNQGVMLVYPPSKKVENQNLMETTDSNGKFHVKAIVNTVLANGDGFVPYAWINPKDNVYYDKISYAKEFRPWGWAIGTGVLTTDVDHAFRNAAIKSAGFAAVIVLIAAGLGFFLARSIAKPVAALNGNILSIANHELDIEIDGKNRGDEIGEMSRAVETFRINAIERARLENAERERDANRLKMVEQTNQLIESFQQQVAENLSIVSDRTNEMEAAAAQLSDIALETEQSSSQADSSSNDATNNVETVASAAEELTAAINEIMQQAERSRDVVAEATKDAKTSNEKVAELDEASRKIGEVVSLIQAIAEQTNLLALNATIEAARAGAAGKGFAVVAAEVKELANQTSKATEEIGSLINAIQDSSRETVASIAKIDAVMEKVDGYTSAIATAVEQQGAATGEIASNVQQAAFSTKSASSNMRDVMGKAQLTTRSAETVRDASGELKSSTDILKRQIEDFINNVSVA; from the coding sequence ATGAAAAAACTGTTTCATTCGATCTCCAGTAAACTCTATACTCTGGTTGCCTTTTTTACCGTCTCCTTTGTGGCGATGCTGACCTATCAGCTCATAACGCTTTACGGCAATCTGGATGGATTCAAGCGCAACGAGCTTAAAAGCGTTGTTGAGATCGCCTACAATGTAACCCAGCATTTTTATGACATGTATCAGGACGGTACCCTGAGTGAAGATGATGCTGCGGAGCAGGCAAAAGCCGCTTTGCGCAAGATGTATTATGAAGGCAAGGAATATATCTTCGTCTTGGATAATCAGGGCGTGATGCTGGTTTATCCGCCGAGCAAAAAGGTTGAAAACCAGAACCTCATGGAAACCACGGACAGCAATGGCAAGTTTCATGTCAAGGCGATCGTGAATACCGTGTTGGCGAATGGCGACGGTTTTGTTCCCTATGCTTGGATCAATCCCAAAGACAATGTCTATTATGACAAGATCAGCTACGCCAAAGAATTTCGCCCGTGGGGTTGGGCCATTGGCACCGGTGTTTTGACAACCGATGTTGATCATGCTTTCAGGAATGCGGCGATCAAGAGTGCAGGCTTTGCGGCTGTCATCGTGTTGATCGCCGCCGGGCTTGGCTTCTTCCTTGCGCGCTCCATCGCCAAACCGGTTGCTGCGCTGAATGGCAATATCCTTTCCATCGCCAATCATGAGCTTGATATCGAGATTGATGGTAAAAATCGCGGTGATGAAATTGGTGAAATGAGCCGTGCTGTCGAAACCTTCCGCATCAACGCCATCGAACGTGCACGGCTGGAAAATGCGGAACGGGAACGGGATGCAAATCGGCTCAAAATGGTTGAGCAAACCAATCAACTCATTGAATCTTTCCAGCAGCAAGTGGCCGAGAATCTGTCGATCGTTTCTGACCGGACCAATGAGATGGAAGCCGCAGCTGCCCAGCTCAGCGACATCGCGCTGGAGACGGAGCAGAGCTCTTCTCAGGCGGATAGCTCATCCAATGATGCGACCAACAATGTTGAAACGGTTGCCTCGGCAGCGGAAGAACTGACGGCGGCGATCAACGAAATCATGCAGCAGGCCGAACGCAGCCGTGACGTTGTGGCCGAAGCCACCAAGGACGCCAAGACGTCCAACGAGAAGGTTGCCGAGCTGGATGAAGCGTCGCGCAAGATCGGTGAGGTGGTCAGCCTCATTCAGGCGATTGCAGAGCAAACCAACCTGCTTGCGCTCAATGCCACCATCGAGGCGGCAAGGGCTGGCGCTGCGGGCAAAGGCTTCGCGGTTGTGGCTGCTGAAGTCAAGGAGCTTGCGAACCAGACCTCGAAGGCAACCGAAGAGATTGGTTCACTGATCAATGCCATTCAGGATTCCAGTCGCGAAACCGTTGCGTCCATTGCCAAAATCGATGCCGTGATGGAAAAAGTGGATGGCTACACATCCGCCATTGCCACAGCGGTTGAGCAACAGGGCGCGGCGACCGGAGAAATCGCTTCCAACGTGCAGCAGGCCGCTTTCAGCACCAAGTCAGCCTCCAGCAATATGCGCGATGTCATGGGCAAGGCGCAGCTGACGACGCGGTCGGCGGAAACGGTCAGGGATGCCAGTGGTGAGTTGAAAAGCAGCACGGATATTCTCAAGCGTCAGATCGAAGACTTCATCAACAATGTGTCTGTTGCGTAA